A window of Streptomyces armeniacus contains these coding sequences:
- the sucB gene encoding 2-oxoglutarate dehydrogenase, E2 component, dihydrolipoamide succinyltransferase: MAVSVTLPALGESVTEGTVTRWLKAEGEQVEADEPLLEVSTDKVDTEIPAPAAGTLASIKVAEDETVEVGAELAVIDDGASPPQAGDGSGAESEAAQQPEPTPAAQAEQPAAQPQAAPEQPAPEQPAPAAAPAGGSAEGTDVVLPALGESVTEGTVTRWLKQVGESVETDEPLLEVSTDKVDTEIPAPAAGTLLEIVVGEDETAEVGAKLAVIGSGAAAAAPAEAPAQPAPAPAQPEPAPAPAQQAPPQAAPAQAPAPAPAPAAQPQPAAPAQAPAPAQAPAPAAPAPSAAENEGAYVTPLVRKLAAEHGVNLASVKGTGVGGRIRKQDVTAAAEAARQAAQQAPQAAAPKAAAAPLEPSPLRGQTVKLPRVRKLIGDNMMKALHGQAQLSSMVEVDVTKIMKLRARAKDSFAQREGVKLSPMPFFVKAAVQALKGHAGINARLNEDEGTITYFDAENVGIAVDSEKGLMTPVIKAAGDLNIAGIARKTAELAGNVRANKISPDDLAGATFTISNTGSRGALFDTIIVPPNQAAILGVGATVKRPVVLDHPDLGETIAVRHMTYLTLSYDHRLVDGADAARYLTAVKEILEAGEFEVELGL; the protein is encoded by the coding sequence ATGGCGGTTTCCGTAACCCTGCCGGCGCTCGGCGAGAGCGTCACCGAGGGCACCGTCACCCGCTGGCTGAAAGCCGAGGGTGAGCAAGTCGAGGCCGACGAGCCGCTGCTCGAGGTCTCGACCGACAAGGTCGACACCGAGATCCCCGCCCCCGCGGCGGGCACACTGGCCTCCATCAAGGTGGCCGAGGACGAGACGGTGGAGGTCGGCGCCGAGCTGGCCGTCATCGATGATGGGGCATCCCCGCCGCAGGCAGGGGACGGGTCCGGCGCAGAGTCGGAGGCGGCCCAGCAGCCCGAGCCCACCCCCGCTGCGCAGGCCGAGCAGCCGGCGGCGCAGCCGCAGGCCGCACCGGAGCAGCCCGCACCGGAGCAGCCCGCACCGGCCGCCGCCCCGGCGGGCGGTTCCGCCGAGGGCACGGACGTCGTCCTGCCCGCGCTGGGCGAGTCCGTCACCGAGGGCACCGTCACGCGCTGGCTGAAGCAGGTCGGTGAGTCCGTCGAGACGGACGAGCCGCTGCTCGAGGTCTCGACCGACAAGGTCGACACCGAGATCCCGGCTCCCGCGGCGGGCACGCTGCTCGAGATCGTGGTGGGCGAGGACGAGACGGCCGAGGTCGGCGCCAAGCTGGCCGTCATCGGCTCCGGGGCGGCTGCCGCCGCGCCCGCCGAGGCACCGGCGCAGCCCGCGCCCGCCCCGGCGCAGCCGGAGCCCGCTCCGGCGCCCGCCCAGCAGGCGCCGCCACAGGCCGCACCGGCCCAGGCACCGGCACCGGCTCCCGCCCCGGCGGCTCAGCCGCAGCCCGCCGCTCCGGCTCAGGCCCCGGCGCCCGCGCAGGCGCCCGCCCCGGCGGCGCCCGCGCCGTCCGCGGCCGAGAACGAGGGCGCGTACGTCACCCCGCTCGTCCGCAAGCTGGCGGCCGAGCACGGCGTCAACCTCGCGAGCGTCAAGGGCACCGGCGTGGGCGGCCGTATCCGCAAGCAGGACGTCACGGCCGCGGCCGAGGCGGCCCGGCAGGCGGCGCAGCAAGCACCCCAGGCTGCCGCGCCGAAGGCCGCGGCGGCTCCGCTGGAGCCGTCGCCGCTGCGCGGCCAGACGGTGAAGCTGCCGCGGGTCCGCAAGCTCATCGGCGACAACATGATGAAGGCCCTGCACGGGCAGGCGCAGCTGTCGAGCATGGTCGAGGTGGACGTCACCAAGATCATGAAGCTGCGGGCGCGCGCGAAGGACTCCTTCGCGCAGCGCGAGGGCGTCAAGCTCTCGCCGATGCCGTTCTTCGTCAAGGCCGCCGTGCAGGCGCTCAAGGGGCACGCGGGCATCAACGCGCGCCTCAACGAGGACGAGGGCACCATCACCTACTTCGACGCCGAGAACGTCGGTATCGCGGTGGACTCCGAGAAGGGCCTGATGACCCCGGTCATCAAGGCCGCCGGTGACCTCAACATCGCGGGCATCGCCCGCAAGACCGCCGAGCTGGCGGGCAACGTACGGGCGAACAAGATCAGCCCGGACGACCTGGCCGGCGCGACGTTCACGATCAGCAACACCGGTTCGCGCGGCGCGCTGTTCGACACGATCATCGTGCCCCCGAACCAGGCGGCGATCCTCGGCGTCGGCGCCACCGTCAAGCGCCCGGTGGTCCTCGACCACCCCGACCTGGGCGAGACGATCGCGGTACGCCACATGACGTACCTGACGCTCTCCTACGACCACCGCCTGGTGGACGGCGCCGACGCCGCCCGCTACCTGACGGCGGTCAAGGAGATCCTCGAGGCAGGCGAGTTCGAGGTCGAGCTCGGCCTCTGA
- a CDS encoding GntR family transcriptional regulator has protein sequence MAPPVVHSLREQIREHIVEGIVSGRWKPGERIVERRIAVELQVSQTPVREALRELEALRLIESAPNKGVRVRELTAADLEEIYPVRAGLEQIAAELAAPRLSEDASRLEPHVAALYEADRSGDGEAQVRHTVAFHRELVRAAGNSVLLHTWESLGIEVWTALSIRWLGTVQESYAEEHEAVLEAFRRRDPRIGDLVKSHVLGCAPRA, from the coding sequence ATGGCCCCGCCCGTCGTCCACTCGCTGCGTGAGCAGATCCGGGAGCACATTGTGGAGGGCATCGTCAGCGGGCGCTGGAAGCCGGGCGAACGCATCGTGGAACGCCGGATCGCCGTGGAGCTGCAGGTCAGCCAGACGCCCGTGCGGGAGGCCCTGCGCGAGCTGGAGGCGCTGCGGCTGATCGAGTCCGCGCCCAACAAGGGCGTACGCGTACGCGAACTCACCGCCGCCGACCTGGAGGAGATCTACCCGGTGCGCGCGGGCCTGGAGCAGATCGCCGCCGAGCTGGCCGCGCCCCGGCTCAGCGAGGACGCCTCCCGGCTGGAACCGCACGTGGCGGCGTTGTACGAGGCGGACCGCAGCGGGGACGGCGAGGCACAGGTCCGGCACACGGTGGCCTTCCACCGCGAACTGGTCCGGGCCGCAGGCAACAGTGTGCTGCTGCACACCTGGGAGTCGCTGGGCATCGAGGTGTGGACGGCGCTGTCGATCCGCTGGCTGGGCACGGTGCAGGAGTCGTACGCGGAGGAGCACGAGGCGGTACTGGAGGCGTTCCGCAGACGGGACCCGCGCATCGGCGACCTGGTCAAGTCCCACGTCCTGGGCTGCGCCCCCCGCGCCTAG
- the aceE gene encoding pyruvate dehydrogenase (acetyl-transferring), homodimeric type translates to MPDPVRNSPSELDQLPDRDPQETAEWRESLDAVTAHAGGHRAAYLLRRTLEHAERSGGGTSGSGHDTPLLPKLLETDYLNTIPTAAEPEFPGDAALEARITAWNRWNAAAMVTRGSRYGLGGHIATFASAAWLYETGFQHFFRGKEDAASGGSGDQLYIQGHASPGIYARAFLDGRLTEAHLDRFRQEAGGGPVEGLPSYPHPRRMPWLWEFPTVSMGIGPISAVYQARFNRYLAGRGIKDTAGSHVWAFLGDGEMDEPESTAALALAGREGLDNLTFVINCNLQRLDGPVRANFKIVQELEAQFRAAGWNVVKSLWGAAWDELFRLDTTGALVRRLREVPDAQFQTYATRDAAYIREHFFGADPALAELAKLLSDAKISECFHTSRGGHEPRKVYAAYRAAVAHKGAPTVILAQTVKGWTLGSGFESRNANHQMKKLDNTQFRAMRDLLELPIPDSALEDGELVPYAHPGADSPEVRYLQERRAELGGPAPARRVHPVALPEPSAKPFETLAKGSGSQEIATTMAFVRLVKDLMRDKETGKRWVPIVPDEARTFGMESLFPSAGIYSPLGQTYDPVDRDQLLYYKEAADGQILNEGITEAGSMAEFTAAASSYATHGEPMIPFYIFYSMFGWQRTADQMWALADQLGRGFLIGATAGRTTMTGEGLQHADGHSPLIASTNPAALSYDPAFAYEVGVIVRDGLRRMYGPDAEQHEDVFYYLTVYNETKVQPPMPEGVEEGILRGLYRFREGETPDTEGADGEESPRIQLLASGTAVHWILDAQRMLAEEWGVTADVWSAPSWSELRRDALACDAAQLRGEDRVPYVTRALAGAPGPVLAVSDWMRAVPDQISQWVEQDWSSLGTDGFGLSDTREAARRHFGVDAESVVVAALARLARRGEVKQETVREAADRYGLA, encoded by the coding sequence ATGCCCGATCCCGTACGCAACTCCCCGAGCGAGCTCGACCAGCTCCCGGATCGCGACCCGCAGGAGACCGCCGAGTGGCGGGAGTCGCTGGACGCCGTGACCGCCCATGCGGGCGGGCACCGCGCCGCGTACCTGCTGCGCCGCACCCTCGAGCACGCCGAGCGCTCAGGCGGCGGCACGAGCGGCAGTGGCCACGACACCCCCCTCCTGCCGAAGCTGCTGGAGACGGACTACCTCAACACCATCCCCACCGCCGCCGAACCGGAGTTCCCCGGCGACGCGGCGCTGGAGGCCCGTATCACCGCCTGGAACCGCTGGAACGCCGCCGCGATGGTCACCCGCGGCAGCCGGTACGGCCTGGGCGGGCACATCGCCACCTTCGCGTCCGCCGCCTGGCTCTACGAGACCGGGTTCCAGCACTTCTTCCGGGGCAAGGAGGACGCGGCGTCCGGCGGTTCGGGCGACCAGCTCTACATCCAGGGCCACGCCTCCCCCGGCATCTACGCCCGCGCGTTCCTCGACGGCCGGCTGACCGAGGCGCATCTCGACCGCTTCCGGCAGGAGGCCGGGGGCGGCCCGGTCGAGGGCCTGCCCTCGTACCCGCACCCGCGCCGCATGCCGTGGCTGTGGGAGTTCCCGACGGTCTCGATGGGCATCGGCCCGATATCGGCCGTCTACCAGGCGCGGTTCAACCGCTATCTGGCCGGCCGCGGCATCAAGGACACGGCGGGCTCGCACGTCTGGGCGTTCCTCGGGGACGGCGAGATGGACGAGCCCGAGTCGACGGCGGCCCTCGCGCTCGCCGGCCGGGAGGGCCTCGACAACCTCACCTTCGTCATCAACTGCAACCTCCAGCGCCTCGACGGCCCGGTCCGCGCGAACTTCAAGATCGTGCAGGAGCTGGAGGCGCAGTTCCGCGCCGCCGGCTGGAACGTCGTCAAGTCGCTGTGGGGCGCCGCCTGGGACGAGCTGTTCCGGCTCGACACCACGGGCGCGCTCGTACGGCGGCTGCGCGAGGTGCCGGACGCGCAGTTCCAGACGTACGCGACGCGCGACGCCGCGTACATCCGTGAGCACTTCTTCGGCGCCGACCCTGCGCTCGCCGAGCTGGCGAAGCTGCTGTCGGACGCGAAGATCAGCGAGTGCTTCCACACCTCGCGCGGCGGTCACGAGCCGCGCAAGGTGTACGCGGCGTACCGCGCGGCCGTCGCGCACAAGGGCGCGCCGACGGTGATCCTGGCGCAGACCGTGAAGGGCTGGACGCTCGGTTCCGGTTTCGAGTCGCGCAACGCGAACCACCAGATGAAGAAGCTGGACAACACCCAGTTCCGCGCGATGCGCGACCTGCTGGAGCTGCCGATCCCGGACAGCGCGCTGGAGGACGGCGAGCTGGTGCCGTACGCGCATCCCGGCGCGGACTCGCCCGAGGTGCGGTACCTCCAGGAGCGGCGCGCCGAGCTCGGCGGCCCCGCGCCCGCGCGCCGGGTGCACCCGGTGGCGCTGCCGGAGCCGTCGGCGAAGCCGTTCGAGACGCTCGCGAAGGGGTCCGGGTCGCAGGAGATCGCCACCACGATGGCGTTCGTGCGGCTGGTCAAGGACCTCATGCGGGACAAGGAGACCGGCAAACGCTGGGTGCCGATCGTGCCGGACGAGGCGCGGACCTTCGGCATGGAGTCGCTGTTCCCGTCCGCGGGGATCTACTCGCCGCTGGGCCAGACGTACGACCCCGTCGACCGCGACCAGCTCCTCTACTACAAGGAGGCCGCGGACGGTCAGATCCTCAACGAGGGGATCACGGAGGCCGGTTCGATGGCGGAGTTCACGGCCGCGGCGTCGTCGTACGCGACGCACGGCGAGCCGATGATCCCGTTCTATATCTTCTACTCGATGTTCGGCTGGCAGCGGACGGCCGACCAGATGTGGGCGCTCGCCGACCAGCTCGGCCGCGGCTTCCTCATCGGCGCCACCGCGGGCCGTACGACCATGACCGGCGAGGGCCTCCAGCACGCGGACGGCCACTCCCCGCTGATCGCGTCCACCAACCCGGCGGCGCTCAGCTACGACCCGGCCTTCGCGTACGAGGTCGGCGTGATCGTACGGGACGGGCTGCGCCGGATGTACGGGCCGGACGCCGAGCAGCACGAGGACGTCTTCTACTACCTGACCGTCTACAACGAGACGAAAGTGCAGCCTCCGATGCCGGAGGGCGTCGAGGAGGGCATCCTCCGCGGCCTGTACCGGTTCCGCGAGGGCGAGACCCCGGACACGGAGGGCGCGGACGGCGAGGAGTCGCCGCGCATCCAGCTGCTGGCGTCCGGCACAGCGGTCCACTGGATCCTCGACGCGCAGCGCATGCTCGCCGAGGAGTGGGGCGTGACCGCCGACGTGTGGTCCGCGCCGTCCTGGAGCGAGCTCCGCCGCGATGCCCTGGCCTGCGACGCGGCACAGCTCAGGGGCGAGGACCGGGTCCCGTACGTCACCCGCGCGCTGGCCGGGGCACCCGGCCCGGTGCTGGCCGTCAGCGACTGGATGCGCGCCGTCCCGGACCAGATCAGCCAGTGGGTGGAGCAGGACTGGTCCTCGCTCGGCACGGACGGCTTCGGCCTCTCCGACACCCGCGAGGCCGCCCGGCGGCACTTCGGCGTCGACGCCGAGTCGGTGGTCGTCGCGGCACTGGCCCGGCTGGCCCGGCGCGGCGAGGTCAAGCAGGAGACGGTCCGCGAGGCGGCGGACCGCTACGGCCTGGCCTGA
- a CDS encoding methionine/alanine import family NSS transporter small subunit: MSASALIMMIVAIVIVWGGMTAAIMKLRGHPDPPDDDSPAERA, from the coding sequence ATGTCCGCCAGCGCACTCATCATGATGATCGTCGCGATCGTGATCGTCTGGGGCGGGATGACCGCCGCGATCATGAAACTACGCGGCCACCCGGACCCGCCGGACGACGACAGCCCGGCGGAACGGGCCTGA
- a CDS encoding sodium-dependent transporter has protein sequence MSQQPRERWGSRAGFLFAAIGSAIGLGNIWRFPAEAYKNGGGAFLLPYLIALLTAGLPLLILEYTVGRKYRQSPPAAYRELAKPAQVIGWWQVAICFVIATYYAVILAWGIRYIGFSFGEQWGDDPEKFLFGEFLQASETPGDIGGYVGGVFWPLLAVWLVVLLILAMGVRRGIEKANIIFIPSLVLFFLILVIRALTLDGAADGLDALFTPDWSALGEGSVWVAAYGQIFFSLSVGFGIMVTYASYLGRRADLTGSALVAGFANSSFEILAGIGVFATLGFMASSAGVPIDEVAAEGLGLAFVAFPTVISSMPAGWFFGLLFFTSLVIAGFTSLISIVQVVVASVQDRTGMARVPAVLGVGGLIALVSLLLFSSDNGVHFLDASDHFINQYGIAMAALVFVIIVAWWLRRLPTLQEHANLTSAVRLGKWWLVCLGIITPLVLGWMMVDSLRTEFDENYGGYTTDFLVKYGWSVAIGALAVGILISLIPWRRTGGAPPRPPGGGDGPAAPGETPDSERRSA, from the coding sequence ATGTCTCAGCAACCCCGCGAGCGATGGGGATCCCGAGCCGGGTTCCTGTTCGCCGCGATCGGCTCGGCCATCGGCCTCGGCAACATCTGGCGCTTCCCGGCGGAGGCGTACAAGAACGGCGGAGGCGCGTTCCTCCTGCCGTATCTGATCGCTCTTCTGACGGCGGGTCTGCCGCTGCTCATCCTCGAGTACACGGTGGGCCGCAAGTACCGGCAGTCGCCGCCGGCCGCCTACCGGGAGCTGGCGAAGCCCGCACAGGTCATCGGCTGGTGGCAGGTCGCCATCTGCTTCGTGATCGCCACGTACTACGCGGTGATCCTGGCCTGGGGCATCCGGTACATCGGCTTCTCCTTCGGTGAGCAATGGGGTGACGACCCGGAGAAGTTCCTCTTCGGCGAGTTCCTGCAGGCCTCCGAGACGCCCGGCGACATCGGGGGCTACGTCGGCGGCGTCTTCTGGCCGCTGCTCGCGGTCTGGCTCGTGGTGCTGTTGATCCTGGCGATGGGCGTCCGGCGCGGCATCGAGAAGGCGAACATCATCTTCATCCCCTCCCTCGTGCTGTTCTTCCTCATCCTGGTCATCCGGGCGCTCACCCTGGACGGCGCCGCCGACGGTCTGGACGCCCTGTTCACGCCCGACTGGTCGGCACTGGGCGAGGGCAGCGTGTGGGTCGCCGCGTACGGGCAGATCTTCTTCTCGCTGTCCGTCGGCTTCGGCATCATGGTCACGTACGCCTCGTACCTCGGGCGCCGGGCCGACCTCACCGGCTCCGCGCTGGTCGCGGGCTTCGCCAACAGCTCGTTCGAGATCCTGGCCGGGATCGGCGTCTTCGCCACCCTCGGCTTCATGGCGAGCTCCGCGGGCGTACCCATCGACGAAGTCGCGGCCGAGGGCCTCGGGCTGGCGTTCGTGGCGTTCCCGACGGTCATCTCCAGCATGCCCGCGGGCTGGTTCTTCGGGCTGCTGTTCTTCACCTCGCTGGTGATCGCGGGCTTCACGTCGCTCATCAGCATCGTGCAGGTCGTGGTCGCCTCCGTGCAGGACCGGACCGGGATGGCGCGGGTGCCGGCGGTGCTCGGCGTCGGCGGCCTGATCGCGCTCGTCTCCCTGCTGCTGTTCTCCAGCGACAACGGCGTGCACTTCCTGGACGCGTCCGACCACTTCATCAACCAGTACGGCATCGCCATGGCCGCGCTTGTCTTCGTGATCATCGTCGCCTGGTGGCTGCGGCGCCTCCCGACACTCCAGGAGCACGCCAACCTGACCTCGGCCGTACGGCTCGGCAAGTGGTGGCTGGTGTGCCTGGGCATCATCACGCCGCTCGTGCTGGGCTGGATGATGGTGGACAGCCTGCGCACGGAGTTCGACGAGAACTACGGCGGCTACACCACGGACTTCCTGGTCAAGTACGGCTGGAGCGTCGCCATCGGGGCACTCGCCGTCGGCATCCTGATCTCGCTGATCCCATGGCGGCGTACGGGCGGTGCGCCGCCACGGCCGCCGGGCGGCGGCGACGGTCCGGCAGCGCCCGGTGAAACGCCCGACTCGGAGCGGAGGAGCGCCTGA
- a CDS encoding helix-turn-helix transcriptional regulator, which yields MRAARLIRMVLLLQAQRSMTAAELAAELEVSERTVARDVLALSEAGVPVYADRGRTGGYRLIGGYRTRLTGLARTEAEALFLSGVPSALREMGLADAASAASLKVSAALVPELADAQQSAAQRFHLDAPGWWHEPAAPALLPAVAEAVWDDRRIAVRYRRKDGEVERELEPYGLVLKAGVWYVAARAASGGFRVYRVDRFTAVAEPADGGRFDRDETFDLPGFWAERAAAFARSILRDEVTLRLSEQGARRLRHVTDRTAADEAVAAGERAADGRLTVMLPVEGMDVAFGQLFSLGPDCEVLEPPELRERFREAAEATAALYGGGPRP from the coding sequence ATGCGCGCTGCACGGCTGATCAGAATGGTGCTGCTGCTCCAGGCCCAGCGGTCGATGACCGCCGCCGAGCTGGCCGCGGAGCTGGAGGTGTCCGAACGGACCGTTGCCCGCGACGTGCTCGCGCTGTCCGAGGCCGGGGTGCCGGTCTACGCGGACCGGGGGCGCACCGGCGGCTATCGGCTGATCGGGGGTTACCGGACCCGGCTCACCGGCCTGGCCCGGACGGAAGCGGAGGCGCTGTTCCTGTCCGGAGTGCCGTCCGCGCTGCGCGAGATGGGCCTGGCGGATGCCGCATCGGCGGCCAGTCTGAAGGTGTCGGCGGCGCTCGTACCGGAACTGGCCGATGCGCAGCAGTCGGCCGCCCAGCGGTTCCATCTGGACGCGCCGGGCTGGTGGCACGAGCCGGCGGCGCCGGCGCTGCTGCCCGCGGTCGCCGAGGCGGTGTGGGACGACCGCCGTATCGCCGTCCGCTACCGGCGCAAGGACGGGGAGGTGGAACGGGAGTTGGAGCCGTACGGGCTCGTGCTGAAGGCCGGCGTCTGGTACGTCGCCGCGCGCGCCGCGAGCGGCGGCTTCCGCGTCTACCGCGTGGACCGCTTCACGGCGGTCGCCGAACCGGCGGACGGCGGCCGGTTCGACCGCGACGAGACGTTCGACCTGCCGGGCTTCTGGGCGGAGCGGGCGGCCGCCTTCGCCCGCTCCATCCTGCGCGACGAGGTGACGCTGCGGCTGTCCGAGCAGGGCGCGCGGCGGCTGCGGCACGTCACGGACCGTACGGCCGCCGACGAGGCGGTGGCGGCCGGCGAACGGGCCGCGGACGGCCGGTTGACCGTGATGCTGCCCGTGGAGGGCATGGACGTCGCGTTCGGCCAGCTGTTCTCGCTGGGACCGGACTGCGAGGTGCTGGAACCGCCGGAGCTGCGCGAACGGTTCCGGGAGGCCGCCGAGGCCACGGCCGCGCTGTACGGGGGCGGGCCGCGGCCGTAG
- a CDS encoding SDR family oxidoreductase: protein MRELEGKIALVAGATRAAGRAMAVELGRAGATVYATGRTTRDHVSEVGRATETIEETAELVTEAGGTGIAVPTDHLEPEQVRALTERIDREQGRLDILANDLWGGDRFVQWGKKMWEHDLEDGLRVLRLGVESHIVTNRYALPLLIRRRGGLLVEVTDGTEEYNQRYREPFYYDLAKYAPLRMIRGLAGELDEYGVTAVCLTPGWLRSEAMLDTHFKVTEENWRAGCEQNPHFAISESPVYVGRALAALASDPDRGRFHGSSLSSGGLAQVYGFTDTDGSQPDAWRYIEEVEQAGKPADTTGYR, encoded by the coding sequence GTGCGGGAGCTCGAAGGAAAGATCGCCCTGGTCGCGGGCGCGACGCGGGCGGCGGGCCGGGCGATGGCCGTGGAGCTGGGCCGGGCCGGTGCGACGGTGTACGCGACCGGGCGCACCACCCGCGACCACGTGAGCGAGGTCGGCCGGGCCACCGAGACCATCGAGGAGACGGCCGAGCTGGTGACCGAGGCGGGCGGCACCGGGATCGCCGTGCCGACCGACCACCTGGAGCCCGAGCAGGTACGGGCGCTGACCGAGCGGATCGACCGCGAGCAGGGCCGGCTGGACATCCTGGCCAACGACCTGTGGGGCGGCGACCGGTTCGTCCAGTGGGGCAAGAAGATGTGGGAGCACGACCTGGAGGACGGGCTGCGCGTCCTGCGGCTCGGCGTCGAGTCGCACATCGTCACCAACCGGTACGCGCTCCCGCTGCTCATCAGGCGGCGCGGCGGCCTGCTCGTCGAGGTCACCGACGGCACCGAGGAGTACAACCAGCGCTACCGCGAGCCGTTCTACTACGACCTGGCCAAGTACGCGCCGCTGCGGATGATCCGCGGGCTGGCGGGCGAACTGGACGAGTACGGCGTCACGGCGGTCTGCCTGACACCCGGCTGGCTGCGTTCCGAGGCGATGCTCGACACGCACTTCAAGGTGACCGAGGAGAACTGGCGCGCGGGCTGCGAGCAGAACCCGCACTTCGCGATCTCCGAGAGCCCCGTCTACGTCGGCCGCGCCCTCGCCGCGCTGGCCTCCGACCCGGACCGCGGGCGGTTCCACGGGAGCTCGCTGTCCAGCGGCGGGCTCGCGCAGGTGTACGGCTTCACGGACACCGACGGCTCGCAGCCGGACGCCTGGCGGTACATCGAGGAGGTGGAACAGGCCGGGAAGCCGGCGGACACCACCGGCTACCGCTGA
- a CDS encoding DUF4240 domain-containing protein — protein MDETEFWEHVDSAREAAEGDPEEQADLLVERLTQLDPEAVAVFARHFESRFNRAYRWDLWAAAWILLDGASDDVFDAFRCWLIGQGREVFESAAHDADSLAGLLGDFDPELDGEAEDLGYAADEAYDQLTGTELPDLGLPEPPEEPEGVPLDLEDDRALAERLPKLWDRFRER, from the coding sequence ATGGACGAGACCGAGTTCTGGGAGCACGTGGACAGTGCCCGCGAGGCCGCCGAGGGCGACCCCGAGGAACAGGCCGACCTGCTCGTCGAGCGGCTGACCCAGCTCGACCCGGAGGCCGTGGCGGTCTTCGCCCGGCACTTCGAGTCCCGTTTCAACCGCGCGTACCGCTGGGACCTGTGGGCGGCCGCCTGGATTCTGCTGGACGGGGCGAGCGACGACGTCTTCGACGCGTTCCGCTGCTGGCTGATCGGGCAGGGCCGGGAGGTGTTCGAGAGCGCCGCGCACGACGCCGACTCGCTCGCCGGCCTCCTCGGGGACTTCGACCCGGAGCTGGACGGCGAGGCGGAGGACCTGGGGTACGCGGCCGACGAGGCGTACGACCAGCTCACCGGCACCGAACTGCCCGACCTCGGGCTGCCCGAGCCGCCCGAGGAGCCGGAGGGCGTGCCGCTCGACCTGGAGGACGACCGCGCCCTGGCGGAACGGCTGCCGAAGCTGTGGGACCGCTTCCGCGAACGCTGA
- a CDS encoding GNAT family N-acetyltransferase — protein sequence MTLAAPFTIRPAEPADEDALAALDRNGWSAMYAIGPRPEPPYAPFFDRSHTPEQFLVAELPPDGAGPVRAGRTVRGRLAGYVRVVQPVPLPSNAHVRQIQGLLVDESARGRGIARALLDAACERARAEGVLRLTLRVLGHNLPARQLYAAAGFAVEGVLPGEFRLEGAYVDDVLMGRWLTP from the coding sequence ATGACCCTGGCCGCGCCGTTCACCATCCGCCCCGCCGAGCCCGCCGACGAGGACGCGCTCGCCGCGCTGGACCGGAACGGCTGGTCGGCGATGTACGCGATCGGGCCGCGGCCGGAGCCGCCGTACGCGCCGTTCTTCGACCGCTCGCACACCCCGGAGCAGTTCCTGGTGGCCGAACTGCCGCCGGACGGCGCCGGTCCCGTACGCGCCGGACGCACCGTACGGGGGCGGCTCGCGGGCTACGTACGGGTCGTGCAGCCCGTACCGCTGCCCAGCAACGCGCACGTACGGCAGATCCAGGGCCTCCTGGTCGACGAGTCCGCGCGCGGCCGCGGCATCGCCCGCGCCCTGCTGGACGCCGCGTGCGAACGGGCGCGCGCGGAGGGCGTGCTGCGGCTCACGCTCCGCGTGCTGGGGCACAACCTGCCCGCGCGGCAGCTGTACGCCGCCGCTGGTTTCGCGGTGGAGGGCGTGCTGCCGGGGGAGTTCCGGCTCGAAGGGGCGTACGTGGACGACGTGCTGATGGGACGCTGGCTGACGCCGTGA